From the genome of Acidobacteriota bacterium, one region includes:
- a CDS encoding phospholipase D-like domain-containing protein, whose amino-acid sequence MRPALARLGRWALVGAFGLAALIGVQHVSRGTSVRHVHGVGADSTPVSPAEPQFPLSVAMLTGAALLPASQVAIALNGNGTFSRLWGDLRSARQSITLQLYVGQDGRVADTLCQILAERAAAGVQVFLLYDAFGFQGMPSEHQSALRAAGAVVVPFRPLRLSTLHMAQNRSHVRGIVVDGHIGWTGGFSIDDRWLGDGRTSDSWRDTNVRFEGPAVRQLQAAFAAAWAEATGTLFSGRATVGDGDGDRALAGLLYATPTLGSTSAERFFAMTIAGARKTLYITNSYFAPDDNFVGLLADAARRAVDVRVLTGGPRTDVRTVRLAGRAQYAPLLEAGVRIYEWQPTTLHAKTFVADGVWATIGSINFDNRSLTLNDESTLMILDENIGQQMDTIFLDDLRHAEEITLLGFRQRSWLPRILERAASVIQRLL is encoded by the coding sequence GTGCGCCCTGCGCTGGCGCGGCTTGGCCGGTGGGCGCTCGTGGGCGCCTTCGGACTTGCCGCGCTGATCGGCGTTCAGCACGTATCGCGCGGTACTTCCGTACGGCATGTCCACGGCGTCGGGGCCGATAGCACTCCCGTCTCGCCCGCTGAGCCCCAGTTCCCGCTCAGCGTCGCCATGCTCACGGGGGCTGCCCTCCTCCCCGCGAGCCAGGTTGCGATTGCCCTCAATGGAAATGGCACGTTCTCGCGGCTCTGGGGCGATCTCCGTTCGGCGCGCCAGTCGATCACGCTGCAACTGTATGTCGGCCAGGACGGTCGAGTCGCCGACACTCTCTGCCAGATTCTCGCGGAACGCGCCGCGGCGGGTGTTCAGGTCTTCCTGCTTTACGATGCCTTCGGATTTCAAGGGATGCCATCCGAACACCAGAGCGCCCTTCGCGCGGCGGGTGCCGTTGTCGTACCGTTTCGCCCTCTACGGCTGTCGACGCTGCACATGGCGCAGAATCGATCCCATGTCCGTGGCATCGTGGTCGATGGGCACATCGGATGGACCGGCGGTTTCAGCATCGATGACAGATGGCTCGGCGATGGCCGCACCAGTGACAGTTGGCGGGACACCAACGTCCGATTCGAAGGTCCGGCAGTCCGGCAACTCCAGGCTGCATTCGCAGCAGCGTGGGCGGAAGCGACAGGTACCCTGTTCAGCGGGCGCGCAACCGTCGGTGACGGCGACGGCGACCGGGCGCTCGCCGGGCTTCTCTACGCCACGCCCACCCTGGGGAGTACCTCCGCCGAGCGTTTCTTCGCGATGACCATCGCCGGCGCGAGGAAGACTCTGTACATCACGAATTCCTACTTTGCACCCGATGACAACTTCGTCGGCCTTCTGGCCGACGCGGCGCGACGCGCTGTGGACGTTCGTGTTCTGACGGGCGGTCCCCGCACCGACGTGCGGACCGTCCGATTGGCGGGTCGCGCTCAGTATGCGCCGCTGCTGGAAGCCGGCGTGCGCATCTACGAGTGGCAACCGACGACGCTTCACGCAAAGACGTTCGTGGCGGACGGCGTCTGGGCCACCATCGGCTCGATCAACTTCGATAACCGGTCACTGACCCTCAACGACGAGTCGACGTTGATGATTCTGGATGAGAACATCGGGCAGCAGATGGACACGATCTTCCTCGACGACCTGAGGCACGCGGAGGAGATTACGCTGCTGGGTTTCCGCCAACGCTCCTGGTTGCCGCGCATTCTCGAGCGGGCAGCGAGCGTTATCCAACGACTGCTCTAA
- a CDS encoding lycopene cyclase domain-containing protein: MRYHYVWLGWSSGFLLPWLALYVTNPQFRLVMWRVSLLTAVGGLTEPIFVPEYWNPPSLFELAQRTGFDIESLMFCFAIGGIGAVMYNALTRRPFGPVSGAERSRSLHRFHSVALWAPFVLFVPLYFLPWNPIYPAILCMAIGGIVSGVCRPDLKVKGLVGGTVFLVLYALFMLGLVWFTPGYIEQVWNLAALSGVLVGGIPPEELFFGFTFGWYWTGVYEHFTWSTSVARAKA, encoded by the coding sequence ATGAGATATCACTATGTGTGGCTCGGATGGTCGAGCGGGTTTCTTCTTCCCTGGCTCGCGCTGTATGTGACCAATCCGCAGTTCCGACTCGTGATGTGGCGCGTCAGTCTACTGACCGCGGTGGGCGGCCTGACCGAGCCCATCTTTGTGCCGGAATACTGGAATCCGCCGAGCCTGTTCGAGTTGGCGCAACGCACGGGCTTCGACATCGAGAGCCTCATGTTCTGCTTTGCCATCGGTGGCATCGGAGCCGTCATGTACAACGCGCTCACCAGGCGACCCTTCGGTCCGGTGAGCGGCGCCGAAAGGTCGCGGTCGCTGCATCGGTTCCATTCCGTGGCCCTGTGGGCGCCGTTCGTCTTGTTTGTGCCGTTGTATTTCCTGCCCTGGAACCCCATCTATCCCGCCATTCTCTGCATGGCCATCGGGGGCATCGTCTCCGGCGTCTGTCGCCCGGATCTGAAAGTGAAGGGGCTCGTCGGTGGCACCGTGTTCCTGGTCCTCTACGCGCTGTTCATGCTGGGCCTGGTGTGGTTCACGCCCGGCTACATTGAGCAAGTCTGGAATCTGGCGGCGTTGAGCGGGGTTCTAGTTGGCGGCATCCCGCCCGAAGAGCTGTTCTTCGGCTTCACGTTTGGCTGGTACTGGACCGGGGTCTACGAGCATTTCACCTGGAGCACGAGCGTGGCGAGGGCGAAAGCCTAA
- a CDS encoding MFS transporter, with protein MISRHLFVLLACVFVDMIGLGITMPVLPFYVERLALAEGASSQRVVIHVGLLTGVYALGQLLFAPVWGRWSDRMGRRPLILIGIAGYVISQVLFGLATSLWLLYAARIVGGILSSATLPVAAAYMADMTTDADRGRGMAWLGTATSLGFVVGPALGGTLSRTDMHLTMRYGHLMLDSFSVPFFAAAALGLLALFAALRWLPESHPIAAKRAAGAGTTTDWRGLVRSIAPLLGLALVAQFGIALFESTFALYAQAKFNYGPGEVGAVFVVCGLVMTVFQVGAAGVLAGRIGEMRSIGAGLGLMGTSLALLVTAREPFPIFALVGLLALGTAMVSPNLTAVISKRGDSGRVGAALGVQNAANSLGLTSGPLVGSALLIWQINAPYVLTGGLLVTVALLVSWQAKDSQHF; from the coding sequence GTGATCAGTAGACACCTGTTCGTCCTTCTGGCCTGCGTGTTCGTCGACATGATTGGCCTCGGTATTACGATGCCGGTGCTGCCGTTCTACGTCGAGCGGCTCGCACTGGCTGAAGGTGCGTCCAGCCAGCGTGTCGTAATTCACGTCGGCTTGCTGACCGGTGTCTACGCGCTGGGGCAGCTTCTGTTCGCGCCAGTGTGGGGACGCTGGTCCGATCGAATGGGAAGAAGACCGCTCATCCTGATCGGCATCGCCGGCTACGTAATCTCACAAGTCCTGTTCGGTCTGGCCACATCACTGTGGCTACTCTATGCAGCGCGCATTGTCGGCGGCATATTGTCGTCGGCGACACTGCCAGTCGCAGCCGCGTACATGGCCGACATGACCACTGATGCGGACCGCGGTCGGGGGATGGCGTGGTTGGGCACGGCCACGAGTCTCGGCTTTGTCGTAGGTCCGGCGCTTGGTGGCACGTTGTCTCGCACAGACATGCATCTCACGATGCGCTACGGCCACTTGATGCTCGATAGCTTCTCGGTCCCGTTCTTCGCAGCCGCCGCCCTGGGTCTGCTCGCGCTGTTCGCAGCATTGCGATGGTTACCGGAGTCGCATCCCATCGCGGCTAAGCGCGCCGCGGGAGCAGGAACGACGACCGACTGGCGAGGCCTGGTCCGATCGATCGCTCCGCTCCTCGGCCTGGCGCTGGTTGCGCAATTCGGGATCGCGCTCTTTGAGTCGACGTTCGCGCTCTATGCGCAGGCCAAGTTCAACTACGGTCCGGGCGAAGTCGGAGCCGTTTTCGTGGTGTGCGGGTTGGTAATGACCGTCTTCCAGGTCGGAGCCGCTGGCGTCCTTGCCGGGCGCATCGGTGAGATGCGATCAATCGGTGCCGGTCTGGGTCTAATGGGCACGAGCCTCGCGCTACTGGTCACAGCACGCGAGCCGTTTCCGATCTTTGCCCTTGTTGGGCTGCTCGCACTCGGCACCGCCATGGTTTCCCCAAACCTTACGGCAGTGATCTCGAAGCGCGGTGACAGCGGCCGCGTCGGTGCGGCGTTGGGCGTTCAGAATGCGGCGAACAGTCTCGGTCTGACGAGCGGACCGTTGGTGGGGAGCGCGCTGTTGATTTGGCAGATTAACGCCCCCTACGTGCTGACCGGGGGATTGTTGGTTACGGTCGCTCTACTCGTCAGCTGGCAGGCAAAGGATAGCCAGCATTTCTGA
- a CDS encoding universal stress protein, with protein sequence MLKILIAIDGSEHSHAAVDATAQQHYPAGSEVRVISVVQPPYMPDTFSGGGGNPGLYMQIQDTGREVARAAVDKAAARLRTDDGGRHLTVTTDVLSGSPKQVILDDAEAFGADWIVIGSHGLGTIERFLLGSVSQAVALHAKCSVAIVRRPPTPTTT encoded by the coding sequence ATGCTGAAGATTCTTATTGCCATCGATGGTTCTGAACATAGCCACGCAGCGGTGGACGCGACTGCCCAACAACACTATCCCGCAGGCAGCGAAGTGCGAGTGATCTCGGTGGTTCAACCGCCGTACATGCCGGATACGTTTTCCGGGGGAGGCGGAAATCCGGGCTTGTATATGCAGATCCAAGATACCGGGCGCGAGGTGGCGCGTGCCGCAGTCGACAAGGCGGCCGCCAGGCTCCGGACCGATGATGGCGGCCGGCACCTCACGGTGACGACGGACGTCCTCTCCGGCTCACCCAAGCAGGTGATCCTGGACGACGCCGAAGCGTTCGGTGCGGATTGGATCGTGATCGGCTCACACGGCCTGGGAACGATCGAACGCTTCCTGCTCGGCTCGGTGTCGCAGGCCGTGGCGCTCCACGCGAAGTGTTCGGTCGCGATTGTGCGCAGACCACCAACGCCGACGACCACTTGA
- a CDS encoding phosphoketolase family protein, whose product MNSRTLTPELLYQMDAYWRAANYLSVGQIYLYDNPLLKRALTLADVKHMLLGHWGTTPGQNFIYVHLNRIIKKYDLDMIYVSGPGHGGPAVVANTYLEGTYSEVYPNISRDEGGLRKLFLQFSFPGGIPSHASPECPGSIHEGGELGYSLSHAFGAVFDNPDLIVACVVGDGEAETAPLATAWHSNKFLDPVTDGAVLPILHLNGYKIANPTLLARITREELDQLLRGYGWTPYYVEGHEPMLMHEAMAATLDTAVEHIKTIQRDARDNVHSGGNFVRPRWPMIVLNSPKGWTGPKTVDGLQVEGTFRSHQVPLSDPATHPEHLALLEEWLRSYRPEELFDEQGRLKPELAELAPTGDRRMGANPHANGGMLLRDLRMPDFRDYAADVPSPGVRGIGDTRVLGPFLRDVVTLNSEQRNFRVFGPDETVSNGLGALFEVTTRQWDAATAPNDEFLAPSGRVLDSMLSEHQCEGWLEGYLLTGRHGLFNCYEAFIHIIDSMFNQHAKWLKVTLHLPWRRKIASLNYLLASHVWRQDHNGFTHQDPGFIDVVMNKKAEIVRVYLPPDANCLLSVMDHCLRSRHYVNVVIAGKHPAPQWLTMDAAVKHCIEGVGIWPWAGNDQGVAPDVVMACCGDVPTLETLAAVSIMREHLPDLKIRVVNVIDLMRLQPHTEHPHGLSDSDFDALFTKDKPVIFAFHGYPWLIHRLTYRRTNHDNIHVRGYKEEGTITTPFNMTVLNDLDRFHLVMDTIDRLPQTGEKGSSLKRQLKDKLIEHKQYIETNGQDLPEIRNWKWGTRT is encoded by the coding sequence ATGAATAGCCGCACACTCACGCCGGAGCTGCTTTACCAAATGGACGCGTACTGGCGCGCCGCCAATTACCTGTCGGTCGGCCAGATCTACCTCTACGACAATCCGCTCCTGAAACGGGCACTGACGCTCGCGGATGTGAAGCACATGCTTCTGGGACACTGGGGCACGACCCCCGGGCAGAACTTCATCTACGTGCACTTGAACCGGATCATCAAGAAGTACGACCTCGACATGATTTACGTGTCCGGCCCTGGACACGGCGGCCCGGCTGTTGTCGCCAACACGTACCTCGAGGGCACGTACAGTGAGGTCTATCCCAACATCAGCCGGGACGAGGGCGGGCTTCGGAAGCTCTTTCTTCAGTTTTCCTTTCCCGGAGGCATTCCCAGCCACGCCTCCCCAGAGTGCCCGGGCTCGATTCATGAGGGCGGCGAGCTGGGTTATTCGCTCAGCCATGCGTTCGGTGCGGTATTCGACAATCCCGATCTCATCGTCGCCTGCGTCGTCGGCGACGGCGAGGCGGAGACGGCTCCGCTGGCCACCGCATGGCATTCCAACAAGTTCCTCGATCCGGTCACCGACGGCGCCGTGCTGCCAATCCTGCATCTCAACGGCTACAAGATTGCCAACCCGACTCTCCTCGCCCGCATCACCCGCGAGGAGTTGGATCAGTTACTCCGCGGGTACGGGTGGACGCCGTATTACGTCGAAGGCCACGAACCGATGCTGATGCACGAGGCCATGGCGGCGACGCTCGACACGGCCGTGGAGCACATCAAGACGATCCAGCGGGACGCCCGCGACAATGTCCACTCTGGGGGCAACTTCGTGCGTCCGCGCTGGCCGATGATCGTCCTCAATTCACCCAAGGGCTGGACGGGTCCGAAGACGGTCGATGGCCTGCAGGTTGAAGGCACGTTTCGTTCGCACCAGGTGCCGCTCTCGGACCCGGCCACCCATCCCGAACACCTCGCGCTGTTGGAAGAGTGGCTCAGGAGCTACCGGCCGGAGGAGCTCTTCGATGAGCAGGGCCGCCTGAAACCGGAGCTGGCCGAACTCGCGCCCACAGGCGATCGACGGATGGGCGCGAATCCCCACGCCAACGGCGGCATGCTGCTCCGCGACTTGCGAATGCCGGATTTCCGCGACTACGCCGCCGACGTGCCCTCGCCGGGCGTGCGCGGCATCGGTGACACGCGCGTGCTTGGACCATTCCTGCGCGACGTGGTGACGCTCAACAGCGAGCAGCGCAATTTCCGGGTCTTCGGCCCTGACGAGACGGTCTCCAACGGCCTGGGAGCGCTCTTTGAAGTGACCACACGCCAGTGGGACGCCGCGACCGCGCCGAACGACGAATTTCTCGCGCCCAGCGGGCGCGTGCTCGACTCAATGCTCAGCGAGCATCAGTGCGAGGGCTGGCTCGAAGGCTACCTGCTCACCGGGCGGCACGGACTCTTCAACTGCTACGAGGCGTTCATCCACATCATCGACTCGATGTTCAACCAGCATGCCAAGTGGCTGAAGGTCACGTTGCACCTGCCGTGGCGGCGCAAGATCGCCTCGTTGAATTACCTGCTGGCCTCGCACGTCTGGCGCCAGGATCACAACGGCTTCACGCACCAGGATCCCGGCTTCATCGACGTGGTCATGAACAAGAAAGCGGAGATCGTTCGGGTGTACCTGCCGCCGGATGCCAACTGCCTGCTCTCGGTGATGGACCATTGCCTGCGCAGCCGCCACTACGTCAACGTCGTGATCGCGGGCAAACACCCGGCGCCCCAGTGGCTGACGATGGACGCGGCCGTCAAGCATTGCATCGAGGGTGTCGGCATCTGGCCGTGGGCCGGCAACGACCAGGGCGTGGCGCCCGACGTGGTGATGGCCTGCTGTGGCGACGTGCCCACGCTGGAGACGCTCGCCGCCGTGTCGATCATGCGCGAGCATCTGCCCGACCTGAAGATCCGGGTCGTCAACGTCATCGATCTCATGAGGCTGCAGCCGCACACCGAGCACCCGCATGGGTTGAGCGACAGCGACTTCGACGCGCTCTTCACGAAGGACAAGCCAGTCATCTTCGCCTTCCATGGCTACCCGTGGTTGATTCACCGGCTGACCTACCGACGCACCAACCACGACAACATCCACGTTCGCGGGTACAAGGAAGAGGGGACCATCACCACGCCCTTCAACATGACGGTGCTGAACGATCTGGACCGCTTTCACCTCGTGATGGACACCATCGACCGCCTGCCGCAGACCGGCGAGAAAGGCAGCTCCCTGAAGCGGCAGCTCAAGGACAAGCTGATCGAGCACAAGCAGTACATCGAGACAAACGGCCAGGACCTGCCGGAGATTCGGAACTGGAAGTGGGGCACCCGCACATGA
- a CDS encoding acetate/propionate family kinase, whose amino-acid sequence MNAAPPCILTINGGSSSIRFAVYEAGGELRRQLDGKIDRIGVSGTNLVVTDVAGTPQVSRRLGAVSHRTVVGVLLDWLEAQPLFGSVKVVGHRVVHGMTHSEPEKVTPKLLAELHRITPYAPEHLPREIGLIEAFRSRYRKLPQVACFDTAFHRSMPRVATLLPIPRRHEAKGVQRYGFHGLSYAYLMEELARLGDPAARTGRVILAHLGNGASLAAVRNGKSTDTSMGFTPTAGLMMSTRTGDLDPGLVYHLARTERMTAARFQRMVNHESGLLGVSETSSDLRDLLAREARDVRAREAVALFCYQAKKWIGSFAAALGGLDTLVFTAGIGENAPVIRKRVCDGLDFFGIELDPKRNAKNAPMISRAAGRVKVRVIRTDEELMIARSVIRVLKLVSTREK is encoded by the coding sequence ATGAATGCTGCGCCGCCCTGCATCCTGACGATCAACGGCGGCTCGTCGAGCATCCGCTTCGCCGTGTATGAGGCCGGGGGGGAGCTGCGGCGTCAGCTCGATGGCAAGATCGATCGGATCGGTGTGAGCGGCACGAACCTCGTCGTCACCGACGTTGCCGGCACACCGCAGGTCTCCCGCCGCCTGGGCGCCGTCAGCCACCGTACCGTGGTGGGTGTGCTCCTCGACTGGCTCGAGGCGCAGCCACTGTTCGGGTCGGTCAAAGTCGTGGGCCACCGCGTCGTGCACGGCATGACGCATTCCGAACCGGAGAAGGTCACACCGAAGCTGCTCGCGGAACTGCACCGGATCACGCCGTACGCCCCCGAGCACCTGCCGCGCGAGATCGGGCTGATCGAGGCGTTCCGGTCGCGTTATCGAAAGCTGCCCCAGGTGGCGTGCTTCGACACGGCGTTTCACCGCAGCATGCCGCGGGTCGCCACGTTATTGCCGATCCCGCGGCGCCACGAAGCGAAAGGAGTTCAACGCTACGGTTTTCACGGCTTGTCCTATGCCTATCTGATGGAAGAACTCGCTCGCCTCGGTGACCCGGCGGCCAGGACTGGCCGCGTGATCCTCGCGCATCTTGGCAACGGCGCGAGCCTGGCTGCCGTGCGCAACGGCAAAAGCACTGACACGAGCATGGGCTTCACGCCCACGGCAGGATTGATGATGAGCACCCGCACGGGAGACCTGGATCCGGGCCTGGTGTACCACCTCGCACGCACCGAGCGCATGACCGCGGCGCGATTTCAGCGCATGGTGAACCATGAATCCGGACTGCTCGGCGTGTCCGAGACCAGCTCCGACCTGCGTGACTTGCTCGCGCGCGAGGCGCGTGACGTGCGGGCGCGGGAAGCGGTGGCGCTGTTTTGTTATCAGGCGAAGAAGTGGATCGGTTCGTTCGCCGCCGCGCTCGGTGGACTGGACACGCTGGTCTTTACCGCAGGCATCGGCGAGAACGCGCCGGTCATCCGGAAGCGGGTCTGCGACGGCCTCGACTTTTTCGGCATCGAGCTCGATCCGAAGCGCAATGCGAAGAATGCGCCGATGATTTCGCGGGCCGCCGGCCGCGTGAAGGTGCGGGTCATCCGCACCGACGAGGAGCTGATGATCGCGAGGTCCGTTATTCGCGTCCTCAAACTGGTCTCCACTCGGGAGAAGTGA
- a CDS encoding CBS domain-containing protein, whose amino-acid sequence MKPIEASSCCTPQDTAGHAARAMRDSGCGCAPVVEDTNTRKLVGVVTERDVCCGVAADDGRASEVRVDKIMHPASACCGADEPVVEARRKLHEHRATSLPVVDGAGNCCGTVSAHALE is encoded by the coding sequence CTGTACACCGCAAGACACGGCGGGACACGCGGCGCGAGCCATGCGCGATTCCGGATGCGGCTGCGCCCCGGTGGTCGAGGATACCAACACCCGCAAGCTGGTCGGCGTCGTCACCGAGCGCGACGTCTGTTGCGGCGTGGCCGCGGACGACGGGCGCGCCTCGGAGGTGCGCGTCGATAAGATCATGCACCCTGCGTCGGCGTGTTGTGGCGCGGATGAACCGGTTGTGGAAGCGCGCCGAAAACTCCATGAACATCGCGCGACGAGCTTGCCCGTGGTGGACGGCGCCGGGAACTGCTGCGGCACCGTCAGCGCCCACGCGTTGGAGTAG